A window of Streptomyces broussonetiae genomic DNA:
GTGGACTTGCCGGCGCCGTTGGCTCCGACGAGCCCGGTCACACCGGGTCCGATGTCCACGGACAGCCGGTCGAGAGCGGTCACCCGGGGGAACCGCTTGCTCAGGCTTTCGGTCGCGATCACAGTCACGCCTTCGACGGTAGTGATTCAGGCCACGCTGGTCGTCAGACCTCAGAGCCGTCTTGGCGTCAGACCCAGGTATTACGGGTCCCTAAGGGAAACCCCACCCAAGGGCCACCGCGGGTACTCCACAGCCCGTCATCCCTCCTATTGACGCCGCCTCTAACAACTGTCACATTCACCAGTGTCAAGTTACGGACGCGTACCGCAGCCGGCGGGCGGGTCGGCTGCACGACGGGACGGGGCGGCATGACGACGGCAGTGAGCAGCGAACCCTCCGTGGAACTGCGGGGGTTCAGGCGGGTGCAGCGCCTCGCCTACGAGTGCGCGGAGGCGGTCGCAGCGCGTCTGGAGCCCGGCGTGACCGAGCACGAGGCGGCGCGGATGCAGCGCGAGTGGCTGCGCGAGCGCGGGGTGCGGGACTGGTTCCACCTGCCCTTCGCCTGGTTCGGGGACCGCACGGCGTTCGTGGACTTCCGCATCCCCCTGCAGTTCTTCCCGACCGACCGCGCCCTGGAGCCCGGAATGCCGTTCATCCTGGACATGGCGCCGGTGCACGAGGGATACACCGCGGACATCGGCTACTCGGGCTCGCTGGGCGTCAACCCGGTGCAGGACCGGCTGATGGCCGACCTGGAGGCGCACCGGGAGCTGATCCTGCGCGAGGCGCGCGAGCGGCGCCCGCTGCGCGAGATCTACGAGGACGTGGACCGGCTCATGGTCCGCCAGGGCTACGCCAACCGGCATCGCGCGTACCCGTTCGGTGTGATCGCCCACAAGGTGGACCGGGTGAAGCAGCGCCGGTTCTCCCCGCATTTGTTCGGGTTCGGTACGCAGTCCCTCAAGGGCTTGGCCGCCGACGCGCTGCACGGCCACCGCGAGGGCTGGTCGCCCCTGTGGTCGCCGTACCGCTTCTCCGACCACCCGCCGCAGCCGGGCCTGTGGGCGGTCGAACCCCACCTCGGCTTCAGGGGTACGGGCGCGAAGTTCGAGGAGATCCTCGTGGTCACCGACTCGAGGGATCCCGAACAGGGCGCTTTCTGGCTGGACGACGACCTGCCGCACGTGCGGCGCTGGGCGGAGGAGAAGTGACGGCGGACGGGGCGGGAGAGGCGAGGGTGGACGTGACGCTGAAGGGTGCGCGGGAGCGCAGGGTGGCGACCGGCGGGGTCGAGCTGTGCGTGGCCGAGCTGGGCGATCCGGAGCAGCCGACGGTGGTGCTGGTGCACGGCTACCCGGACAGCAAGGAGGTCTGGTCGGAGGTGGCCGGCCGCCTGGCCGACCGCTTCCACGTGGTGCTGTACGACGTCCGGGGCCACGGCCGCTCGACGGCGCCGCAGCCGCTGCGCGGCGGCTTCACGCTGCCCAAGCTGACCGACGACTTCCTGGCCGTGGTGGACGCGGTCAGCCCGGACCGGCCGGTGCACCTGGTGGGGCACGACTGGGGCTCGGTGCAGTCGTGGGAGTTCGTCACGGTGGGCCGCACGGAGGGCCGTATCGCCTCCTTCACCTCGATCTCCGGCCCGTCCCTGGACCACTTCGGGCACTGGATCAACGCGCGCGTGAAGCGGCCGACGCCCCGCCGCGTGGGCCAGCTCCTCGGCCAGGGCGCCAAGTCCTGGTACGTGTACCTGCTGCACACGCCCGCCCTGCCCGAGCTGGCCTGGCACGGCCCCCTCGGCAGGCGCTGGCCGAAGATTCTGGAGCGGGTCGAGCAGGTCCCCGGCGGCAGCTACCCCACCGCCTCCCTCTCCTCCGACGCGGCGCACGGCGCCTGGCTGTACCGGGACAACGTCCGCCCCCGGCTGACCAGGCCCCGCCCGGACGCCTACGCGCACGCGCCCGTGCAGCTCATCACGCCCCAGGGGGACGCGTTCCTGTCCGAGCGGCTCTACGACGACCTGGAGCAGTGGGTGCCGCAGCTGACCCGCCGCACGCTCCCGGCCAGGCACTGGGTACCGCGCACCCGGCCCGACCAAATCGCCTCCTGGATCGAGGAGTTCATCGTGTCCGTCGACGGAGGGCGCCCCGAGCAGAAGGCGACCGGCCGCCACGCCGACCGGTTCGGCGGGCAGTTGGTGCTGGTCACCGGGGCGGGCAGCGGCATCGGGCGGGCCACGGCGTTCGCCTTCGCGGAGGCCGGCGCGCGCGTGGTCGCCGTCGACCGCGACGCCGAGGCCGCCGTACGCACCGCCGAGCTGTCCCGGCTGATCGGCGCGCCCGAGGCCTGGGCGGAGACCGCGGACGTCTCCGACGAGCAGGCGATGGAGAAGCTCGCCGAGAAGGTGCACCGCACGTACGGCGTGCTGGACGTGCTGGTCAACAACGCGGGCGTCGGCCTGTCGGGCTCCTTCTTCGCCACCACGACCGACGACTGGCACAAGGTCCTGGACGTGAACCTGTGGGGCGTGATCCACGGCTGCCGGCTGTTCGGCGCCCGGATGAGCGAGCGCGCCCAGGGCGGCCACATCGTCAACATCGCCTCGGCAGCGGCCTATCAGCCCTCCCGCGCCCTGCCGGCCTACAGCACCTCCAAGGCGGCGGTGCTGATGCTCTCCGAGTGCCTGCGCGCCGAACTCGCCGGACAGGGCATCGGGGTGAGCGCGATCTGCCCCGGCTTCGTCAACACCAACATCACCTCCACGACCCGCTTCGCCGGGGTCGACGAGGCGGAGGAGCGACGCCGGCAGAAGACCACGTCCCGGCTGTACGGCATGCGCAACTACCCGCCGGAGAAGGTGGCCGAGGCCGTCCTGGACGCGGTGGCCCGCGACAGGGCGGTGGTTCCGGTGACCCCGGAGGCGCGTGGCGCCCACCTCATGTCCCGTTTCCTGCCAGGGGTGTTGCGGCGACTCGCGCGCGTGGAGCCGAGGCTGTGAGATGACCGAAGCGGCGCCCGTGCGGACGTACCGCATCGAGGATCTCGCGCACCACACCGCCACGACGGTCCGGACCATCCGCGCCTACCAGGACCGCGGTCTGCTCCCCCGGCCCGAGCGCCGGGGCCGCGCCAACCTCTACTCCGAGGCACACGTCACCCGGCTGCACCAGATCGCCCACCTCCTCGACCGCGGCTACACCCTGGCCTCCATCAAGGAGCTGCTGGAGGCCTGGGACACCGGCCGGGGCCTCGGCGGGGTGCTCGGTCTGGTCACCGAGGTGGAGGGTCCCTGGACGGACGAGCGCCCCGACCGTGTCACCCGCGCCGAACTGGACGCCCGCTTCGGCGGCACACCGGACGACAATGCCGTGGCGGAGGCGGTCGAGCTGGGCGTCCTGGAGCGGATCGACGGCGACCCCGACATGTTCCTGGTGCCGAGCCCCCAAGAGCTGTCCGTGGCGGTCGAGTTGCATGCGGCAGGGGTGCCCCTGTCCGCGATCTCCGGCCATCTGCGGGAGTTGAGGGGGCAGGTCGAGCACATCGCCGCCCGTTTCCTGGAGTTCACCACCGAGTACGTCTTCGCCCGCTACCTGGAGGATCCCGGGCGCCGCACGGACGCGCACGCGGCGGAGGCGGCCGCACTCGTGCGCCGGCTGCGACCTCTGGCCCAGCAGACGATGGAGGCCGAACTGGCGCGCGCCATGCGCACCTTGGCGACACGGCACCTTCGCACACGCCTGGTCACCGAGGAGTCCACGGAGGAGTCCGGCCCGACCCGTTGCGTTCCCCTCCCCGCCGAGACGATCACCGCTGTGGAAAAGCTTGTTGGGCAGAGCCGAGTCGCCGAGTTCATCGCACTGGCAGCCGAACGAGAGGCGAGAGCACGTGTGTTGGATCGTCTCGCTGCACCTCCCCTTCTGGACAAGGAACTTCGCGAATCACCCTAATTCACATGTTCGTTATCCACAGAATCGCCAATTCCCCTGTGGATAACTACAGTTGGTTGTGGATCAAACCTGGGGACAAAAGAAACTGCGTGATCCGCGCCTCTCCGGCACGCTGGACACATGAGCGAAAGGCATGCCGCAAGACCCTCCGACGAACGACGCACCGTGAAGGTGTCGAAGTACCTCTCCAAGCACCTGCGCCACCAGCCGGAGCGGATCGGGATCGCCCCGGACCCGGCGGGCTGGGTGGAGATCGACGTCCTGATGGCCGCGGCCGCCGCCCACGGTTTCCCGTTCACGCGCGCGGAGCTGGACCACGTGGTGGCCACCAACGACAAGCGGCGCTTCGCGGTCGAGGGGGGCAGAATCCGCGCCAGCCAGGGCCACAGCATCGAGGTCGACCTCGGTCTGCCCCCGGCGTCCCCGCCGCCGTACCTCTACCACGGCACCGTCGCCCGCAGCCTGGACGCAATCCGCGTGCAGGGGCTCAGGCCCATGAACCGGCACGACGTCCACCTGTCCGCCGACCGCGAGACCGCCACCCGAGTCGGTGCCCGCCGCGGCCGGCCCGTGGTGCTCACCGTGGACGCCGGCGCCATGCACCGCGACGGCCATGTGTTCCACGTCAGCGCCAACGGCGTCTGGCTGACCAATGCCGTTCCGCCGCGCTACCTGCGGTTTCCCGGCCCCCGCTGAGCCTTCGCGCCCGCGCTTCGCGCTCCCGAGGAACCTTTGCGCACATGCGGCCATCATCAGTGGTATGGACCACTGGCCCGAGCATCTGCCGACCACCCAGGCCGCCGTCGACGCCCTGCGCGCCCTCGGCGCCCGCTATGCGCGCGAGATCGAGGTGAGCGACGACATCGGCGCCGACCAGACCTCGCGCCGCAGCTCCGCGGGGATCGGGGTGACCACGGACCCGGACGGCTCCCTGCCGCACGAGGCGTATGTGGAGTTCGGCGGTGTGCCCCGGGTGAGCGTGCGGCTCTACCCCGACGACGACGCGCTGATCACCGTCGAGGGCATCGAGTGCCCCGACATCGCGCGCGACGACGTGCCGGCCTTCCTGCGCTCCGTCTTCGAGGGTCTCGCCCACGTCAGGGCGCGCCGCTTCCCGCCCGGCTACCGTCTGGTCGTCCCGCTGCCCGGAGACCGCACGCACAAGGAGTACGTGCCGATGATCCTGCTCAGCCCGTGGCTGAGCAGGAACGTTCGGTGACCGTTTGGTCCGTTGTCAGCGGGTCCGCTTACTCTCGAACGCATGACTCTGCGTCTGAGCACCGTGATCCTGCCCTACCGCCGCTGGAGCGAAGGCGCCCGCTCGGCCTGGATACGGGCCGAGCAGCTCGGCTTCCACACCGCGTACACCTACGACCACCTGTCCTGGCGCAGCTTCCGCGACGGCCCGTGGTTCGGTGCGATACCGACGCTGACCGCCGCCGCCGGCGTGACCGAGCGGCTGCGCCTGGGCACGCTCGTGACCTCGCCGAACTTCCGGCATCCGGTGACCCTCGCCAAGGAGCTGATCTCCCTCGACGACATCTCCGGCGGCCGGATCACCCTCGGCATAGGCGCGGGCGGCACCGGCTTCGACGCGACCGCCCTGGGCCAGGAGCCGTGGAGCCCGCGCGAGCGCGCCGACCGGCTCGCCGAGTTCGTGCCACTGCTCGACCGGCTGCTCAGCGAGGATGCGGTGACGTACGAGGGCAGGTTCTACTCGGCGGACGAGGCGCGGAACATCCCGGGCTGTGTGCAGCGGCCCCGGCTGCCGTTCGCGGTGGCGGCGACCGGCCCGCGCGGCCTCGGGCTCGCCGCCCGGCACGGGCAGGCATGGGTGACCACGGGCGACCCGAAGCTGTACGAGAACGGCACCCCGGAGCAGTCCGTCCAGGCCCTGCGCGGGCAGCTCGGCAAGCTGGCCGAGGCCTGCGCGGCCGTCGGGCGGGACGTGGCCGAGCTGGACAAGATCCTGCTCACCGGCTTCACCCCGGACCGCTCCGGGCCGCTGCAGTCCCTGGACGCCTTCGTGGACTTCGCCGGGCGCCACCGCGATCTGGGCTTCACCGAGATCGTGATCCACTGGCCCATCCCGGACTCCGACTTCGCCGCGGACGAGAAGGTCTTCGAGCAGATCGCCATGGAGGGGCTCGCTCAACTGGGCTGACCCGGGAGGCCGTCCGGTTCGCCGGTTGCCGTCTGTTCCGCTGAGCGTCATCTGTGTCTCAACTGTGCGGAGTCCCGCACGACCGTGCGGGCATATGCGCGAGAATGGCCGGGTGACCTCAGCGACCAGACAGCCCGGGACCCCTGCCGCCGCCACACCCCCGCGGCTGATCGCCACCGATCTCGACGGCACGCTGCTGCGTGACGACAAGTCGGTCTCCCCGCGGACCGTCGCCGCGCTCGCCGCCGCCGAGGATGCGGGCATCGAGGTCTTCTTCGTCACCGGCCGCCCGGCCCGCTGGATGGGCGTGGTCAGCGATCACGTCCACGGCCACGGCCTGGCGATCTGCGGGAACGGCGCCGCCGTGGTCGACCTGCACGGTGGCCCCGGCGCCCACCGGTTCGTGAAGGTGCGCGAACTGGCCCGCGCCAACGCCCTGGACTCCGTATGCCTGCTGCGCGAGGCGGCGCCCGGCACGGTGTTCGCAATCGAGCAGACCTACGGCTTCCACCAGGAGCCGGACTATCCCCAGTTGCACATGGAGATACCGGACAACCTCCTGCCCGCCGAGCAACTCCTCGCCCCCGACGGCCCGGAAACCGGGCAGCCCGTGCTCAAGATCCTGGCCTATCACCCGGATCTCGACCCCGACGCCTTCCTCACGCTCGCCCGGATCGCGATCGGCGACCGCGCCACCGTCACCCGCTCCAGCCCCAGCGCCCTGCTGGAACTGAGCGGCCCCGACGTCTCCAAGGCCAGCACGCTCGCCCTGTGCTGCGCCGAGCGCGGCATCTCGCACGAGGAGGTCGTGGCCTTCGGTGACATGCCCAACGACCTCGAGATGCTGACCTGGGCCGGCCGGTCGTACGCGATGGGCAACGCCCACCCGGACGTCCTCGCCGCCGCGTCGGGCCGTACGGTCGCCAACAACGAGGACGGTGTGGCGGTCGTGATCGAGCAGTTGCTGGCCGAACGTTTCTAGCGGCCGGCAGGGGTCCGGGCGGCTCAGTGCGGCACCTCCCACACCATCGTCGTCCCGCTGCCGTCCACCCCGATGCCGGGGCCGAGCCGGCTGTCCCCGCCGAGGGGCTCGGCCCGACGTCTCAGATTCCGCAGCCCGCTGCGCCGGCCGCCCTCGGAGATGCCGACGCCGTCGTCCGCGACGGTCAGCCGTACCCCGGGGCGCCCGTCCGGGAGACTGACGGTCGTATCGACCACGACGTCGATGCGGCAGGCTCCGGCATGCCGGAAGGCGTTGGACAGCGCCTCCCGCAGCGCGGCGATCAGGTTCTTGCCGGCCAGGTCGCCGACGATCGTGTCCACGGGGCCGAGAAATCGGTGCGAGGGCTTGAACCCCGGTGGTACGGCGGCCAAGTTGATCTCCCGTAGCACCCGCGTCCGCAGCCCCGACAGTGCCTGCGCCGGGCCCTGCTGCAGCGCGAAGATCGCGGTGCGGATCTCCTGGATGGTGACGTCGAGTTCGTCCACCGCCTTGCCCACGCCCTGCTGCACCTCCGGCACCACGGACCGCCGCTGGGCGCTTCTCCAGCATCAGCCCGGTCGCGAACAGCCGCTGGATGACCAGGCCGTGCAGATCCCGGGCGATGCGGTCGCGGTCCTCGAACACCGCGAGCCGCTCCCGGTCGCGCTGCGCCTCGGCCATCATCAGCGCGAGCGCCGCCTGCGCGGCGAACTGCACGGCCAGCGTGCGCTCGGCCCGGGTGAACGGCCGTCCGCCACGGGTACGCGGAGTGACGAGGGTGCCCAGCACCCGGCCGTCGCTCTGCGGCGGCACCATCATCGTCGGGCCGTAGCCGCTCGCGTACTGCGTCAGCATCCGGGCATCGGTGGCCGCGTCCGTCACGAACACCGCCTTTCCGTCGAGGAGTTCGGCAACAATCCGGCTCTCCGGCGGGACGATCGCGCCGAGCATGCCGGTGGGTTCGTCCGAGGCCACGGCGACGACCTCCAGGCCGCCCTTCTCCGCGGGCAGCAGCACGATTCAGGCCGCCGCTCCCGACAGCCGGCGGGCCTGCTCCGCGACGACCTGAAGGGCCTCGCCGGCATCCCCGCCCGACAGCAGCGCCGTGGTGACGGCCAGGGAGCCGTCGATCCAGCGCTCCCGCTGCATGGCCGCCTCGTACAGCCGGGCGTTGCCGATCGCGATGCCGGCCTCGGCGGCCAGCACCCGGACCATGGTGAGGCCGTCGTCGTTGAACGGCCGGCCGTCGCGCTTCTCGGCCAGGTAGAGGTTGCCGAAGATCTCGCCCTGCACCCGTATCGGGACGCCGAGGAAGCTGCGCATCGGCGGATGGTGCTCGGGGAAGCCGCAGGAGCGCGGGCCCTCGCTCAGGTCGGCCAGCAGGACCGGCTCGGGATCCCTGATGAGCGCGCCGAGGAGCCCCTTGTGCCCGTCCGGGAGCCGGCCGATACGGCGGGCGGTCGCCTCGTCCACCCCCTGGTAGACGAAGTCGGAGAGCCCGTCGCCCTCCTCGGCGACGACCCCGATCGCCGCGTACCGGGCTCCGGCCGGATCGGCAGCGGTCTCACAGATCCGGTCCAGCGTCGAATGCAGCTCCAGCCCGCTGCCCACGGACCGCGTCGCGTCCAGCAGCTGCGGCATGCGCAGGGCGGGCCCGTCGCACGCCCCGTCGTCGGTGGACGGCGGGGGCTGAGCGGACCGTGCGGGGTCGGGCGAGGCTGGGCGCACATGCCTCGAGC
This region includes:
- a CDS encoding MerR family transcriptional regulator, which gives rise to MTEAAPVRTYRIEDLAHHTATTVRTIRAYQDRGLLPRPERRGRANLYSEAHVTRLHQIAHLLDRGYTLASIKELLEAWDTGRGLGGVLGLVTEVEGPWTDERPDRVTRAELDARFGGTPDDNAVAEAVELGVLERIDGDPDMFLVPSPQELSVAVELHAAGVPLSAISGHLRELRGQVEHIAARFLEFTTEYVFARYLEDPGRRTDAHAAEAAALVRRLRPLAQQTMEAELARAMRTLATRHLRTRLVTEESTEESGPTRCVPLPAETITAVEKLVGQSRVAEFIALAAEREARARVLDRLAAPPLLDKELRESP
- a CDS encoding LLM class flavin-dependent oxidoreductase; amino-acid sequence: MTLRLSTVILPYRRWSEGARSAWIRAEQLGFHTAYTYDHLSWRSFRDGPWFGAIPTLTAAAGVTERLRLGTLVTSPNFRHPVTLAKELISLDDISGGRITLGIGAGGTGFDATALGQEPWSPRERADRLAEFVPLLDRLLSEDAVTYEGRFYSADEARNIPGCVQRPRLPFAVAATGPRGLGLAARHGQAWVTTGDPKLYENGTPEQSVQALRGQLGKLAEACAAVGRDVAELDKILLTGFTPDRSGPLQSLDAFVDFAGRHRDLGFTEIVIHWPIPDSDFAADEKVFEQIAMEGLAQLG
- a CDS encoding M24 family metallopeptidase codes for the protein MTTAVSSEPSVELRGFRRVQRLAYECAEAVAARLEPGVTEHEAARMQREWLRERGVRDWFHLPFAWFGDRTAFVDFRIPLQFFPTDRALEPGMPFILDMAPVHEGYTADIGYSGSLGVNPVQDRLMADLEAHRELILREARERRPLREIYEDVDRLMVRQGYANRHRAYPFGVIAHKVDRVKQRRFSPHLFGFGTQSLKGLAADALHGHREGWSPLWSPYRFSDHPPQPGLWAVEPHLGFRGTGAKFEEILVVTDSRDPEQGAFWLDDDLPHVRRWAEEK
- a CDS encoding SDR family oxidoreductase, which translates into the protein MTLKGARERRVATGGVELCVAELGDPEQPTVVLVHGYPDSKEVWSEVAGRLADRFHVVLYDVRGHGRSTAPQPLRGGFTLPKLTDDFLAVVDAVSPDRPVHLVGHDWGSVQSWEFVTVGRTEGRIASFTSISGPSLDHFGHWINARVKRPTPRRVGQLLGQGAKSWYVYLLHTPALPELAWHGPLGRRWPKILERVEQVPGGSYPTASLSSDAAHGAWLYRDNVRPRLTRPRPDAYAHAPVQLITPQGDAFLSERLYDDLEQWVPQLTRRTLPARHWVPRTRPDQIASWIEEFIVSVDGGRPEQKATGRHADRFGGQLVLVTGAGSGIGRATAFAFAEAGARVVAVDRDAEAAVRTAELSRLIGAPEAWAETADVSDEQAMEKLAEKVHRTYGVLDVLVNNAGVGLSGSFFATTTDDWHKVLDVNLWGVIHGCRLFGARMSERAQGGHIVNIASAAAYQPSRALPAYSTSKAAVLMLSECLRAELAGQGIGVSAICPGFVNTNITSTTRFAGVDEAEERRRQKTTSRLYGMRNYPPEKVAEAVLDAVARDRAVVPVTPEARGAHLMSRFLPGVLRRLARVEPRL
- a CDS encoding HAD-IIB family hydrolase, with the translated sequence MRENGRVTSATRQPGTPAAATPPRLIATDLDGTLLRDDKSVSPRTVAALAAAEDAGIEVFFVTGRPARWMGVVSDHVHGHGLAICGNGAAVVDLHGGPGAHRFVKVRELARANALDSVCLLREAAPGTVFAIEQTYGFHQEPDYPQLHMEIPDNLLPAEQLLAPDGPETGQPVLKILAYHPDLDPDAFLTLARIAIGDRATVTRSSPSALLELSGPDVSKASTLALCCAERGISHEEVVAFGDMPNDLEMLTWAGRSYAMGNAHPDVLAAASGRTVANNEDGVAVVIEQLLAERF
- a CDS encoding RNA 2'-phosphotransferase; translation: MSERHAARPSDERRTVKVSKYLSKHLRHQPERIGIAPDPAGWVEIDVLMAAAAAHGFPFTRAELDHVVATNDKRRFAVEGGRIRASQGHSIEVDLGLPPASPPPYLYHGTVARSLDAIRVQGLRPMNRHDVHLSADRETATRVGARRGRPVVLTVDAGAMHRDGHVFHVSANGVWLTNAVPPRYLRFPGPR